Within the Actinomycetota bacterium genome, the region GGAGCGTCGCTCACCGCCGGACCTGAGGCGCCTGGTCCTGGTGGGCGGGGCGACCCGACAGTGAGTGGGGAGCGTCTGCGTGGGCGCCTTCGTCGATCCCCACGGCGTGCCGGTCGACCAGCTCGCCCCCCAGCCACCCGGTGAACAGGGCCAGGACGAAACCGGCGAAGGACGCAACGTAGGCGATCGCGTCGGGTGACTCGGGCGCCTCACGCCGCAGCACCCAGCTGGTCGCGAACAGGACGAGCAGGACCGCGTTCCCGGAGCCGTGGAGGAGACCGACCTTCTTGGCCCGCGTCCCGCTGGGGATGCCGAGCCAGTCCACGAACCCGGGCAGCGCGGCCGCCACGCCGCCGATGATGCCGGCCGCGATCAACCAGTACGCGACGGTGGCCAGGTCATCGGCGCCGGTGACCAGGTAGAGGATGTCGAAGATGACGGCGGTCGCGAGCAGGCCGAAGGGGAACGGGATCAGCTGCTGGTGCAGGGCGTGTCCGAGGAACTTCACCCGGCTTTCCACAGGGTGGGTCTCGACGGCATGTTCGGCCATCGCTCGACCCTCCGAGGCGGCGACGTCGCGGCGTGCCCACTGTGGCGGCTGCTCAGCCATGCTCCGGCTCCTCGGATGCGGTGGCGGTGCGACGGTCCCGGATCGGGGGTCTTGAGCCGGAGCGTAGTCCCCCGATCCGTCCCGGCCGACTCCCTCGCGGGACGCCCGGTCACAGTCCGTTCGCACCACCCTCGCCGGTTCGAGCCTCCTCGTCCTCCGGCTCAGGTACAGATGAACCTGACCTGTCGCCGTCACGGCACGGTGGCGGGGTTCGCCGCAGGTGACCCACTTGGCGATGCATCCTCACGTGCCGGATCGGCAGTCCGCGCCGGAGAGCACTCCCCGGTCATGCGGGTCAGAAGACGAAGTACCAGTGGATGAACAGCAGGAACATCACGCCGAGTAGGGCGCTCGACGACGCCCGCCATACCACACCGACCCAGGACGACCGGGTCCACGCACCGAACGCCCACGGGAGCGGGGCGATCGCCAGGGCGAACCGGTAGGCCGACATCAGTGGCCGCCCTGGGAAGGGGTAGGTCAGCCACACCAACACGTGCGCTGCCGCGTACACGCCGTAGGGCAGCGGTGTGCGGACGAGGAGCCACACGACCGCCAGCGCCACCGCGATGAAGACGATCAGGTCCACGGAGTGGTATCCGGCCGGGTACTGGCCGGCGAACTGTGTGCCGAACCGCCAGGAGTCGGCCAGGGAGACGGTCGGGAGCGTCCACTGGCGCTCCCACCCCACCTGCGCTTGCACCGGCGCGAAGGGCGTGCCGTACCGGATCAGAGCGAACGCTGCGACCGCCGCCAGGCCGGCCGGGGCGCCGGCCACGGCCGCCGCCCACGCCCGGATGCCGAGACGGCGACCTGCGCGGTGCTGGCGCCACGCCTCCAACACCATCGGCAGGATCAGCAGAACCCCGACGTTGCGGGTGATGCTCGCGGTGGTCGCGAGGGCCGCCGCCCATCCCCAACGGCCACGTCGCGACCACACGAGCGCCCACGCCGAGGCGGCCAGGAACATAGCTTCGCTGAACGGCGCGACGAGGAAGAACGCTGCCGGGAAGACCGCCAACGCGACGAGGCTCCGCCCCGCGAGCCGCTCGTCGCCGGTCTCCTCCTCGATCAGGCGGTGCACCCCCGCCAGGGCCGCCACGGCGAAGGCCACCGCGGCCAGGCTGCCCGCCAGGTAGAAGCGGCTGGCTAGCAGCCGTCCCAGTACCGCAACCACCATCGGGAAGCCGGGGAAGAACGCCGCCGCCGACGGTGCCTGGTCCACGCGTAGCGGCAACGGATAACCGTCACGGGCGATCGCCAGGTACCACAACGCGTCGAAGCGCTCGAGGCTCGCGCCGAGCAGCCCGGTCCCCTGCTCCTCTGCGGAGGCTCCTGCCCAGCCCCGGAACCCCGTGCCGTACATCGGCTCGACGTCGACCGCGTCGTTGCCTTCGAGGAGACCGCCGAAGGCGAAGCCGAACAGGGCCAACACGGCACGCAGCGCGAGGATGGCGATGACCGCCCGCCGCCACGCGGTCGGCAGCCGCGCGAGCGGTGCGGCGAATGCCGCCAACCGCCCGGTCCAGGTCGCGCGCGCGTCGGACGGGCGGGTTCGCGGGGAGCGCTCGGACGGTTCGGCATCGACGGCCATCCGGCCGAGGATAACCGCGCTGAACCGGTCGCCGTCGCCGGCGAGCGCCCCGCTACGGTGGCCGCCGTGATCGCCGTGCCTGGTCGCGACCGCGCCGCCTTGTGGGTGTCGCTAGCCGTGCTCGGCGGCACGCTGCTGCTCGCCTACGGCGGGAAGGCCGTGTGCCTCGACGGGGAGCCGGGGTTCTGGGGCGTCACCCGCTACTGCTACTCGGACGTGCGGGTGCTGTGGGGGTACCGCGGGTTCGATGTGGACGCGCTCCCCTACGCCGGCGTGCCGCCGGGCTACCCCGTGGACTACACGTTCGAGTACCCCCCGGGGCTGGCGTTCCCCGCGTGGCTGATCGCGCTCGCCACCGACTCCCGCGCCGCGTTCTTCAACCTGCACGCGGTGACGTTCGCCGCAGCGGCGGTCGCGACCCTGTGGCAGCTCGAACGCGCCCTGACCGACCTCGCCAGGACAGGGCGACCGCGATCGCGCTGGCGGCTCCTGGGTTTCGCGCTGTCGCCAGGGCTGGTGCTGTTCGGCATGCAGAACTGGGACCTGTGGGCGGTCGTGCTGGTGGCTGCCGGGCTGGCGGCCGCGGCACGGCGACGCCCGATGCACGCGGCGGTGTGGTTCGGGCTGGGTGCAGCGGTCAAGTGGTGGCCGGCGTTGCTGGTCGTGACGCTGCTCGTCGGTCCGTGGGCGCCGCGGGACCGGCGCCGCCGCCTGGCCTTGCGACCCGCTGCGGTGGCGGCCGGCGTGTGGGCGTTGGCGCAGCTCCCCGCGGTGGTGGTCAGCCCCACGGCGTGGGCTCGATCACTCGCGTTCCACCTCGAACGCGGCGCCAACCTCGATTCCGCCGTGTCGGCGCTGGGATCTGTGGGGGCGGAGCTGCTCCCCGGCCGTTTCTGGGGCGGGGGGTTCACGACGCTGGCCACGGTGGTGTCGCTGACGCTGCTGTTGGTGGGCACGGCGTACATCAGCTGGCGTCTGGAACGCGGCAACGTCGATCCCGGCGACGCCGCACTCGCACTGGTCGCTCTGTTCCTGTTCACGAGCAAGGTCTTCTCGCCACAGTTCGTGTTGTGGCTGCTGCCCGTCGCCGTGCTGTCGACCGTGTCGTGGACGCCGGTCCTCGCCGTCGAGGCGAGCAACGCGGGGGTGTGGTTGCTGTACGGCCCGTGGATGGCGCTGGGAGCCGAACCGCGGTTCGCAGGGTTGCTGCGTGCCGCACAGGGCATGGCGGTCGTTCGCTGGGCGACGGTCGGGTGGCTGGTGACCGTTGCGCTGGGTCGATCAGCGGGGCGTGAACACCCCGACCAGGACCAGGGCGGCGGCCAGCACAGCCGCAAGGAACCGCAGCTCGCCGTCGCCCACGTACCAGGCGAAGAGGCCTAGCAGCAGGCCGATGGTCACCAGACCGGGCCCCACGTACCGCCCCTCGTCGTCGGCGGCCTCGTCCTCGGTGCTGTCGGCCACCCGTAGCCGTCCGTCGCGGTCCACCCACGCCCCGTTCGGCGCGTCGAACCAACCCGGGAGGGTCCCGCCGAGCGCCTGCACGGCGTCGCGCTCGTCGTCGTCGAGGCTGCCCACGACCGCCGCCCAGTCCATCGCCAGTTCGGCACGCAACGCGTCGCGGCCGGCGGCGTCGACCAGGACGACGTCGCCGTGGTCGTGGGGCCGGACACGCGCGTCGAGCCCCCGACGGGTGGCGAGCTGGGCGACGTGGCGAGCCACCGTGGGGTGGAAGCGGCCCACCGGAGCGCCGGTCGGGCGCAGCGGCGCGCCCTCGGGGACGAGCGCGGCGTCGCAGGCCGGGCAAACCGCCAGCCCCGCGACGTACTCGTCACCGCACGAGGAACACCTCATCCCGCGATGGTACGGCCGGCGCGGCATGCTGCGGTCGCGACCTTCCGGCGTTGCGAACGTCGGCGATGTGGCCGTTCTCTCGCCACGGACGCCGCCGTCCTACCCGGGGGAGGCGTCACCCTCCTCGTCGAGTTCACGCAGCAGCCGCTGCAGGGCCGGTTCCTCCGCGGCGGGCAGCTCCGTGCGCGGCACCGTCCGCGCTCCGTCATCGGGGCAGCGCCTGACCCACGCGGGCAGTTCCTGACGACACACCACGCACACGCGGGGTTCGGTCTCCACAACCGGGCCGCTGTCGACGCCGCCCGGCTCGTCCTCGTCGTCGCGGCGCCGCTCCAGTGGACTCACCACGACTCCTCGCCTGGGTCCCGTGCGTGACAGTACTGGGACGTGGCCGGCGACGAGCCAGGCGGCCGGTAGCGTCCCGGGCGATGACCCAGACGAACGCGTTCGACGTCCTCGAAGCCCGCGGCTACGTCCACGACGTCACCGATGAGGACGCCGTCCGCGACCTGCTCGCCTCCGAAGAGGTCACCTTCTACGTCGGCTTCGACCCCACCGCCCCGTCGTTGCACGTCGGCAACCTGGTGGGGATCATGGCGATGGCGTGGCTGCAGCGGCTGGGTCACCGCCCCGTGGCGATCGCCGGAGGTGCCACCGGCCGGATCGGCGACCCGTCCGGCCGTGACACCGAGCGGGAACTCCTCGACGACGAGGTCATCGCCGCGAACCTCAGCACCATCCAGGGGCAGCTGTCGCGCTTCTTGGACCTGTCCAGCCCCGAGCGTGGCCTGCTCCTGGACAACCACGAGTGGCTCGGGAGCGTCACGTACCTGGCGTTCCTCCGTGACGTCGGGAAGCACTTCTCGGTGAACCAGATGATCGCCCGGGAGTCCGTCAAGCGCCGGCTGGAGTCACGCGAACAAGGCATCTCGTACACGGAGTTCAGCTACCAGCTGCTACAGGCGTACGACTTCGCCCACCTGTACGCCACCTACGGGTGCCGTCTGCAGGGCGGTGGCTCCGACCAGTGGGGCAACATCGTGGCCGGCATCGACCTGACCCGCCGACTGCACGGCGCGGAGGCGTTCGGGATCGTGTGGCCGCTGATCGAAGGCTCAGGCGGGCAGAAGTTCTCCAAGTCCGCTGGGAACGCACCGTGGCTGGCGGCGGACCTGACATCTCCCTACGCCTACTACCAGTGGTGGCTGAACACCCACGACGACGACGTCGTGCGGTTCCTGCGCCTGTTCACCTTCCTACCCGATGAGCAGATCGACGAGCTCGCCCGTGACCACGCCGCCGAACCCGCGGCGCGGATCGCTCACCGGCGCCTGGCGCAGGAGACCACCCGGTTGCTGCACGGCGACGCGGAGCTGGCCGAGGCGGAACGCGCCAGCGAGATCCTGTTCGGCCACGAGCCGTTCGCTGGGCTCGACGACCGG harbors:
- a CDS encoding glycosyltransferase 87 family protein → MIAVPGRDRAALWVSLAVLGGTLLLAYGGKAVCLDGEPGFWGVTRYCYSDVRVLWGYRGFDVDALPYAGVPPGYPVDYTFEYPPGLAFPAWLIALATDSRAAFFNLHAVTFAAAAVATLWQLERALTDLARTGRPRSRWRLLGFALSPGLVLFGMQNWDLWAVVLVAAGLAAAARRRPMHAAVWFGLGAAVKWWPALLVVTLLVGPWAPRDRRRRLALRPAAVAAGVWALAQLPAVVVSPTAWARSLAFHLERGANLDSAVSALGSVGAELLPGRFWGGGFTTLATVVSLTLLLVGTAYISWRLERGNVDPGDAALALVALFLFTSKVFSPQFVLWLLPVAVLSTVSWTPVLAVEASNAGVWLLYGPWMALGAEPRFAGLLRAAQGMAVVRWATVGWLVTVALGRSAGREHPDQDQGGGQHSRKEPQLAVAHVPGEEA
- a CDS encoding DUF2231 domain-containing protein; the protein is MESRVKFLGHALHQQLIPFPFGLLATAVIFDILYLVTGADDLATVAYWLIAAGIIGGVAAALPGFVDWLGIPSGTRAKKVGLLHGSGNAVLLVLFATSWVLRREAPESPDAIAYVASFAGFVLALFTGWLGGELVDRHAVGIDEGAHADAPHSLSGRPAHQDQAPQVRR
- the tyrS gene encoding tyrosine--tRNA ligase, whose product is MTQTNAFDVLEARGYVHDVTDEDAVRDLLASEEVTFYVGFDPTAPSLHVGNLVGIMAMAWLQRLGHRPVAIAGGATGRIGDPSGRDTERELLDDEVIAANLSTIQGQLSRFLDLSSPERGLLLDNHEWLGSVTYLAFLRDVGKHFSVNQMIARESVKRRLESREQGISYTEFSYQLLQAYDFAHLYATYGCRLQGGGSDQWGNIVAGIDLTRRLHGAEAFGIVWPLIEGSGGQKFSKSAGNAPWLAADLTSPYAYYQWWLNTHDDDVVRFLRLFTFLPDEQIDELARDHAAEPAARIAHRRLAQETTRLLHGDAELAEAERASEILFGHEPFAGLDDRVLSDAFDAAPSVELPRGRLDDGMGMLELMVEVGAASSNSQARRLVEQGGVSLNNVRVDDPARRIARGDLASATTLVLRVGRKRYYLARFL